In Vigna unguiculata cultivar IT97K-499-35 chromosome 3, ASM411807v1, whole genome shotgun sequence, a single genomic region encodes these proteins:
- the LOC114179651 gene encoding uncharacterized protein LOC114179651, which yields MATPALASIVQQEQQQGEVEAVPSTTTGSSAWKSSGSVAPFFAVMSVLVILAVLSCYLGRKWNRRPKTPLESIRGRGFSGWLKRVCRERIGNDIEVGGVGPKVMVCDDLEDIDHCTNGEPAHQNTTQVSC from the coding sequence ATGGCAACACCAGCACTGGCTTCAATAGTGCAGCAAGAGCAGCAACAAGGTGAGGTAGAAGCTGTTCCGAGCACTACTACTGGTTCTAGCGCATGGAAGTCTTCAGGATCTGTTGCTCCATTTTTTGCTGTGATGTCTGTGCTTGTAATtctggctgttctttcttgctaTTTGGGTCGCAAGTGGAATCGAAGACCCAAAACACCATTGGAGAGTATCAGAGGGAGAGGGTTTTCTGGGTGGCTTAAGCGTGTGTGCCGGGAACGTATTGGCAATGATATTGAAGTTGGGGGTGTTGGGCCCAAGGTCATGGTTTGTGATGACCTTGAGGACATTGATCATTGTACAAATGGTgaacctgctcaccaaaacacAACCCAAGTTTCATGCTAA